The following are encoded together in the Streptomyces rapamycinicus NRRL 5491 genome:
- a CDS encoding MFS transporter, translating to MAVDTEAADARMAGEREAAPGSASTEPLTGFHIRVTATTFGANFSDGYALGVIGAVLPALGETMHLSGVWQGLLGASALIGLFFGSILLGRVADVIGRQKLYLYNFVLIAVASAAQFWAHSPLVLFLLRLAIGFGLGADYAVGPTLLSEFVPGRLRGVLLGSLTVLWTVGYVLANILGTYIPINGTTAYWLLASGALPALLVLLLRIGIPESPSWLAARGRATEAARIRRTYLGQSEATAADAEAAAAAQPPAARYRELFARGQATKTWFGVIFYSAQVLPYFAIYTFMPQILATLNISGADIQNLVLNLALLLGGVIGLWPVQRLGRRPFTIGTFAILTLSLGAMAVLSEGSSGALMVPFLIYTFVMAGASTITQVYPAELFPTALRGSGVGFLNGTSRVASAIGTFVLPVSLSHFGAGWSMGWMALVLLLGTAVSLAWAPETRDTLTAEDLHH from the coding sequence GTGGCAGTGGACACGGAGGCGGCGGACGCACGGATGGCGGGGGAGCGGGAGGCGGCGCCGGGCTCCGCCTCGACCGAGCCACTCACCGGGTTCCACATCCGGGTGACGGCGACCACCTTCGGGGCGAACTTCTCCGACGGCTACGCCCTCGGTGTCATCGGCGCGGTGCTGCCCGCGCTCGGCGAGACCATGCACCTGTCCGGCGTCTGGCAGGGTCTGCTCGGCGCGTCCGCCCTGATCGGCCTGTTCTTCGGGAGCATCCTGCTGGGGCGGGTGGCGGACGTGATCGGACGCCAGAAGCTGTACCTCTACAACTTCGTACTCATCGCGGTCGCCTCCGCCGCCCAGTTCTGGGCCCACAGTCCGCTGGTCCTCTTCCTGCTCCGGCTGGCGATCGGCTTCGGTCTGGGCGCGGACTACGCCGTCGGCCCGACGCTGCTCTCCGAGTTCGTCCCCGGCCGGCTGCGCGGTGTCCTCCTGGGCTCGCTCACCGTGCTGTGGACCGTCGGCTACGTACTGGCCAACATCCTGGGCACCTACATCCCGATCAACGGCACCACCGCGTACTGGCTGCTGGCCAGCGGAGCCCTGCCCGCCCTGCTGGTGCTGCTGCTGCGGATCGGCATCCCCGAATCCCCGAGTTGGCTGGCCGCCCGCGGCCGCGCCACCGAGGCCGCCCGGATCCGCCGCACCTACCTGGGGCAGTCCGAGGCCACCGCCGCCGACGCGGAGGCCGCGGCCGCCGCGCAGCCACCCGCGGCGCGCTACCGCGAGCTCTTCGCCCGCGGCCAGGCCACCAAGACCTGGTTCGGTGTCATCTTCTACAGCGCCCAGGTGCTGCCCTACTTCGCCATCTACACCTTCATGCCGCAGATCCTGGCCACCCTGAACATCTCCGGGGCCGACATCCAGAACCTGGTGCTCAACCTGGCCCTGCTGCTGGGCGGGGTGATCGGGCTGTGGCCGGTGCAGCGCCTGGGCCGCAGGCCGTTCACCATCGGCACCTTCGCGATCCTCACGCTGTCTCTGGGGGCCATGGCCGTGCTCAGCGAAGGCTCCAGCGGGGCGCTGATGGTCCCCTTCCTGATCTATACCTTCGTCATGGCCGGTGCCTCCACCATCACCCAGGTCTATCCGGCGGAGCTCTTCCCCACCGCGCTGCGCGGCTCCGGGGTCGGCTTCCTCAACGGCACCAGCAGGGTCGCGTCCGCCATCGGCACCTTCGTCCTGCCGGTCAGCCTGAGCCACTTCGGCGCGGGCTGGTCGATGGGATGGATGGCGCTGGTGCTGCTGCTCGGTACGGCCGTCAGCCTGGCCTGGGCGCCGGAGACCCGGGACACCCTCACCGCCGAGGACCTGCACCACTGA